From the genome of Agromyces intestinalis:
GCCGATGCCGCTGCCCGCGCCGGTGACGATCACGGTCTTTCCGGCGAAGCGGCCGGGGGTCACGACCTCTTCCCACGGCTCGGCTTCGACGACGGGGGCGGATGCCTCGGTGCCGGCGTCGGCGTCATCGTCGGCGTCGCCCGCGTCGGCGGCGGCGGGCGCGGCGGGCGCACCGGCCGGCACATCGCCGGCGGCGGCGCGCGCGACGAGCTGGTCGACCATCTCCTGGCTGAACTGGCCCTTGCTGAGCTTGATGAGGCGCTTCAGCGCGAGACGGCTGACGGGCTTCAGCACATCGGGGTCCTGCCCGGACTGGGCGAGCAGCTCGCGGATGATCGGTCCGCCGACGGGGTCGGCGAGCCAGGTCTTGATCGACGAGTCGCCGGTGAGCTGGGTGCTCATGGGTGTTCCTTCTTTCATTCGGCCGTCTCGTGGACGGACACCGGGTGTCCGACCGTTTTCGGGGCGACCCCGCCGGGTACCTCAGCGCCTGACTGTGGGTGCATCCCCCTACCGGACATCATTGTCCGGTAGTAGTGTACCCCCGTGGGATCCACCGCGGAAGAGGGGAACGGCACGACCCCGCGGCCCGGTGCGCGCAAGCCGAACCTGGGCCCGAAGGCCGGCCCGGCGAACCGCCGCGCGCTCATCGCCGCCGCCCGTGAGGTCTTCCACGACGAGGGTTTCGGCGCACCGCTCAGCGCGGTCGCGAAACGCGCCGGCGTCGGGCAGGGAAGCCTCTATCGGCACTTCCCCGATCGCATGGCCCTCGCGGTCGCGGTCTTCGATGAGAACCTCGCCCAGGCGGAAGAGCGCATGGACGCCCCGGACGCCACGCTCGACGCATTCTTCGACGTGATCAGCGCCCAGGCGCTCGGCTCCACCGCGATGATCGAGGCGATCGCCTCGCACCGGGACGACGAGCGCGCCGTCGTGTTGAGCACCCGACTGGGCCGCATCGTCGAGCACCTCCGCGAACGCGAGGTCGCCGCCGGGCGCGTCGCCGCACACGTCACCGCCGATGACATCGTGGTCGGCGTGTCGATGCTCGGCCTCGTCGTCGCGCAGGCACCCGAGGCCGACCGTGAACGCGTGTCCGCGCAGGCCCGTGCCATCCTGCACGCGGCCTTCGCGGCATCCTGACGCTGCTCGCCGTGCGAATCGCGCGAATCAGAAGCGGCGCTCTCCCGTTCAGGCGCATCGGGCCGATAGCCTCAGACCGTTCGAGACGCCGCGAGAGGGGACCGCACGTTGACCGACACGCCACCGCCGACGCCCGCACCGACATCCGGGTCGGCACCCGTCAGCCGTTCGATGCTCATCTGGGCCGGCGTCATCGTCGTTGTGCTCGCGTTCGCGGCCGCGTTCCTGGGCGCGCTTGCCGCCGGCGCGGTGGGCGGACAGCCGGCGACCGAGACGGCCCCACCCGCGACGACGACGGCCCAGCCGACCGACGACACCGACGCCGACGACCTCGACGACCTGATCGACGACGTGCTGCCGCCCGGCGCCGAGGTGCGCGCCGGATCCGGAACACCCGGCGACCGCTACGGGTCGGAGGGCGACGTCTACATCGATCTCGACACCACGAACGTGTACGTCTTCCGCGACGGCGCGTGGAAGGCGACCGGCAACCTGCGCACGTCGGCTGCCGAGCAGCTGCGCGGCAAGCAAGGCGAACAGGGCAAGCAAGGCGAGACCGGCAAACAGGGCGAGACCGGCAAGCAGGGCGAAACCGGCAAGCAGGGCGAGCAGGGAAAGCAAGGCGAGCAAGGAGAACAGGGCGAGGCCGGCGACCCGGGCACGCTGGTGCTGCTCGGCACCGACGAGAACGAGGGCGAGCCCTGCGAGCCCGACGGCAGCGTCTACATCAACACGGTCGCGAACACGTTCTCGAAGTGCGAAGGGGGCGTCTGGCAGCTGCGCTGAGCCGGGAGCCTGCTAGAGTTCAGGTACCCCCTAGGGGTATCTGAACCGAAGGAGACATCGTGCACGACCTCGGCCTCATCGCGAAGCAGACCTCCGACGACGGTTGCGCGTGCTGCGCACCCGCAACGGGCACCACGAGCGCTGCGGTGGCGAGCGCGACGGATGCCGCGACCGACGCTCCGGTCGCCGAGTTCGGCGTCGCCGGCATGACCTGCTCGCACTGCGTCGGCGCGGTGACGGGTGAGCTCACCGCGCTCGAGGGAGTGACCGACGTGTCGATCGAGCTGGTCGCGGGCGGCGTGTCGCGCGTGCGCGTCAGCGCCGAGCGCGCGCTCACCGCCGACGAGATCGCGGCCGCCGTCGACGAGGCCGGCTACGACGTGGCCGAGCTGCCCGCCTGAGACGAGCCATCCCGAGCCGAGAGCATCCGATGACCGACACCGCGAGCCGACCCGTCGAACTCACGGTCGGCGGCATGACCTGCGCCTCGTGCGCCGCGCGCATCGAGAAGCGGCTCAACCGCATGCCCGGCGTCGAGGCATCCGTCAACTTCGCGACTGAGAAGGCGACCGTGCGCCTGCCCGGCGGCACGTCGCCCGCCGACGCCATCGCGGTGATCGAGGCGACCGGCTATACGGCCGGACTCCCGGCGCCGCCCGAGGACGAATCGACCCGACGTGACCGGCGGCGCGGCCGCGAGGCATTCCTCGCCCCGCGACTGTGGGTCTCGCTCGCGCTGGCGATCCCGGTCGCCGCCCTGTCGATGATCCCGGCGCTGCAGTTCCCGTGGTGGCAATGGGTGTCGCTCGTGCTCGCGACGCCCGTGGCGGTCTGGGGCGCGTGGCCGTTCCACCGCGCCGCTTGGCTGAACCTGCGCCACGGGTCGGCCACGATGGACACGCTCATCAGCCTCGGCGTGATCGCCGCCTACGGCTGGTCGGTCGTCGCGCTCGTGTTCGGTGACGCGGGCATGCCCGGCATGACCATGGAGTTCCGCCTGCTCGCCGCGCCCGGCAGCGTCGGCGACGAGCTCTACCTCGAGGTCGCCGCGGCGGTCACCGTCTTCATGCTCGCGGGGCGGGTGTTCGAATCGCGCGCGAAGCGGCGGTCGACCGAGGCGATTGCGGCGCTGCTCGAACTCGGTGCGCGCGAAGCGAGCGTGCTGCGCGACGGCGTCGAGGTGCGCGTGCCCGTGGGTTCGCTGATCGTCGGCGACCGGTTCATCGTGCGCCCCGGTGAGCAGGTCGCGACCGACGGACGCGTGGTCGAGGGCACGTCCGCGATCGACGCGAGTCTCGTGAGCGGCGAGTCCGCGCCCGTCGAGGTCGCGCCCGGCGACGAGGTCATCGGCGCGACCGTGAACGCCGGTGGACGTATCGTCGTCGAGGCTACGCGCGTCGGCGCCGACACCGAGCTCGCGACCATGGCGCGGCTCGTCGAGCAGGCGCAATCGGGCAAGGCCGAAGTGCAGCGGCTCGCCGACCGGGTGTCGGCCGTGTTCGTTCCGGTGGTGCTCGCGCTCGCGGCGGTCGCGCTGATCGGATGGCTCGTGGCCGGCGCCGGCGCGGCGGTCGCGTTCAGCGCGGCGGTCGCGACGCTCGTCATCGCGTGCCCGTGCGCGCTCGGGCTCGCGACCCCCATGGCATTGCTCGTCGGCACGGGCCGGGGCGCCCGCATCGGCATCCTCATCCGCGGCCCCCAGGTACTCGAGTCGACGAGGCGCATCGACACGGTCGTGCTCGACAAGACCGGCACGGTCACCACGGGTCGGATGTCGCTGACCGACGCCGTGCCGGCCGGCGATGTTGCTCGTGACGAGCTGGTGCGGTTCGCCGCGGCCGCCGAGGCCGGCTCGGAGCATCCGATCGGCCGCGCGATCGCGGCCTCCTCCGCTTCCTCGACCGCCGCCTCGTCGACCAGCACGGTGGAGGCGTTCGCCGCCGAGCCCGGCGGCGGCGTGCAGGCCGTGATCGACGGCCGCCTCGTCGTGGTCGGCCGGCCCGGCTGGCTCGCCGACGCGTGGAGCATCCCGCTCCCCACCGACCTCGACGCCGCACGCGCCGACCTCGAGACTCGCGGGCGCACGGTCGTCGCGGTCGCCTGCGACGGCGCGGCCCGAGGCATCCTCGCCCTCGCCGACGAACCCAAGCCGACCAGCGCCGCCGCCGTGGCCGCGCTGCGCCGGCTCGGCCTCGAGCCCGTGCTGCTCACCGGTGACCACGACCGCGTCGCCCAGGCCATCGCCGCCGAGATCGGCATCGCCGACGTGCGGGCCGACGTGCGCCCGGCCGGCAAGGCCGCCGTGATCCGCGAGCTGCGGGCCGACGGACGGGTCGTCGCGATGGTCGGCGACGGCGTGAACGACGCGGCCGCGCTCGCGACCGCCGACCTCGGCATCGCGATGGGATCGGGCACCGACGCGGCGATCGCCGCGAGCGACCTGACCCTCATGCGCGACGACCTCGCGGCGGTCGGCGACGCGATCCGGCTGTCGCGGCGCACGCTGCGCACGATCAAGCAGAACCTGTTCTGGGCGTTCGCGTACAACGCGGCCGCGATTCCGCTGGCGATGCTCGGCATGCTGAGTCCGCTGCTGGCCGGCGCCGCGATGGCGCTGTCGTCGGCGTTCGTGGTGGCGAACAGCCTGCGGCTGGCGCGGTTCCGGTAGCCCCTGCCCCTCCCTTCTGCCCTGCCCCTCCCCTCTGCCCCTGCCCCTGCCCCTCCCCCTGCCGCCACGGGAACACATTCGAGGCTGGGGAGGAGCTTCTGGACGAAACGTCCTCCCAATCCTGCAATGTGTTCCCGTGGCGCAGGGCGCGACGTCGGAGGGGCGCAGCCCTCACCTGCGCGGATCAACCCCGACCCGGACGTGCTCGCCCGACGCGGCGCAGGCGAGGGCCGCATCGAGGTCGGCGAGCGGGAACGTCGCGCCGACGAGCGCCTCGAACGGCGGCGCCGCACCCACGCCGGCGAGGTAGTCGATGGCAGCCTGCAGGTGCCGGGGCGCGTAGTTGTGCACGCCGGTGATCGTGATGAGGTTGCGCACGATCCGTTCGGGGTCGATCTCGACGGCGGGCCCGGGAGAGACGCTGCCGACGAGCACGGCCACGCCACTCACGTCGACCGATTCGATCGCGGCGCGCACCGACGCGGCCGCGCCCGAGGCCTCGATCGCGACGAGCGGCGGGATCGCGCCGAGCGCACGCAGCTGATCGCCCGGATGCCCCGCCGCGGGGTCGAGCACCCACTCGGCGCCGAACGACCTCGCGAGCGCACGTCGCCGCGGGTCGGGGTCGACGACGGCGACATCCGCCCCGGCCGCGGTGGCCATCGCGGTGGACGCGAGCCCGATCATGCCTGCGCCGCCGACCAGCACGACGGCCCCGTCGAGCGGGATCCGCGAGGCTGCGTCGAGAGCGGCGACCGCCGTTGCGGTCGCACACGCGGCCGGTGCGGCGACCTCCGCGGCGATGCGCGCGGGCACTCGCACGATGCCCGTGCCGGCGCGCAGCTGCACATGCGTGGCGAACCCGCCCGACAGCTCCCAGCCGCGCTCGAGCCGCTCGTGCCCGTACTTCGCCACCGTGCGGCACTTCTGCGGAACCCCGCCGAGGCAGCGGTCGCACGACCCGCAGTTCGTGGTCACCGTCCACACGATGCGGTCGCCGAGGATGACGGGTTCGCCGTCGACGGCGAGCACGTGCCCGCCGCCCGCCGCGACGACGCGTCCGACCTGCTCGTGCCCCAGCACCAGCGGCGCGGGCGCCGGGCGATGCCCGCTCGCGGTGTGCACGTCGGATCCGCAGATGGTGGCGAACTCGACCTCGACGAGCAGCTCGCCGTCGGCGAGGCAGACGCCCGGAACCGCGATCGGCTCGTGCGGGGTGCCGGGCTCGCTCCACACCATCGCCACCGGCGCGGGGCTGACCGCGACCTCGTGATCGGCCACGCGGGCGACCGTATGCATGACGTGTCCTACCCGTCGTGGCGGTCGAGCCCGAGCAGCTCGAGCAGGTCGGCCACCGAGTCGATGATCTCGTCGGCTCCTGCCGCCTCGAGCGCGTCGCGATCATGCGCGCCCGTCAGCACGCCGACCACGAGACCGGCGCCGGCGTTCACGCCCGATCCGATGTCGCTCGCCGTGTCGCCCACGACGACTATCGCGTCGACCGAGCTCGCGCCCGTGCGCAGCACCGCGGTGAGCGGCAGGTCGGGGTGGGGGCGGCCGCGGCCGGCCTCGGCGGGCGTGAGGGTGGCGTCGGCGAGGTCGTGCCAGCCGAGCGCGTCGATGATCGCGTCGCGCGTCGCGGGCGCGAACCCCGTGGTGAGCACCACCGCGACGCCGGCGCCGCGCAGCTCGCGGATCGTCTCGACGGCACCCGGGATCGCCTCGACGCCGACCTCGGCCACGAGCTCGGCGTACGCCGCCTCGAATTCGGCGTTGGCGCGCTGCGCGGCCTCCTCGTCGCCGGTCAGCGCGCGGAACACCTCGATCTTCGACTGCCCCATCGTGTCGCGCACGTACCGCAGCGCGGTATCGCGCGCCTCGCCCTCGGGCGCGATGCCGGCCCGCTCGGCGGCGAGCACGAACGCCCGCTCGACGAGTCCGTCGTCGCGCACGGTGGTGCCGGCCAGGTCGAGGACGACGAGTTCGACGTCGACGGCGTTCTCGTCGCCGAGCAGGTCGAGTTCGTCGACCGCGGTGATGTCTTCGTGGATGGTCATGCGAGGATCCTTGCCTCCTGGTCGGTGGTGGTGGTGGTCGTCGGTTCGGTCTGCGCCCCATCGGCGAATCGCGCGACGACGGCCTCGGCCAGACCGAATCCGGTGGTCATGCCGATGCCCGTGGTGGCAGCGGCGAGATGCACGCCCGGCGCGACCTCGACGTCGAGGTAGTCGTCGGGGCCGCTGGCGTAGACGCCCTGCCAGCGTTCGACGACGCGCATGGCGCCGGCGCCGAGCCCGAAGAGCTCGGCCGTCTCGGCGAGCATCAGCTCGGCGGTCCGTTCGACTTGGAACGGCGAGACCGTCTCGCCGCGCGCGTGCGTGTCGCCGACGATGAGGGTGCCGTCGGGCAGCTGGGTGTACATCTGGTTCAGGTCGAGAGCGGCGAGGTCGGGGCGCTCGGCCCGCAGGCGGTCGCGCACGGCGACGGCGGCGGATGTCTCGACGAAGCCGCCGTATCGCACGAGCGACCAGCCGGTGAGCAGCGGCGCGGGCAGCGGCATCCGAAGCGGCGCCTCGACGCGCAGCATGTCGAGCGCGCACCGCACGATCCCCACCCGCCCGGCCACCTCGGGGAAGAGCAGGTCGATGTCGTGGTTCACCGCGACGACGACCTGGTCGGCCCGCACCTCACCGCGCGCGGTGCGCACCAGCCCCGGCTCGACCGCGCCGACCGCGGTGCGGAACCGCAGGTCGACGCCGCGCCCCGCGAGATGCGCGGTGATCGCCCCGAGCGCCTGGCGCGGGTTCGCCTGCAGGTCGAGCGGCAGCAGCGCGCCGCCGACCGCGAGCCCCGGCGCGACAGGGGCGCGCTGCTCGAGCTCGCGAGCGGTGAGCAGCACGACCTCGTCGGGCGCGCCGTCGCGGGCTCGCGACGCGGCGAACTCCTCGAGCAGGGCCAGCTCGTCGGCGGCGCGGGCGACGACGAGCGTGCCCTGTTCGCGCATCCAGACCCCCGCATCGCGGGCGAGATCGAGCCAGACCTCGCGCGCGACCTGCGCGTACGACCGCGCGAGGCCGGTCTGCGGAGTCGCGCACAGGTGGCCGAAGTTGCGGATCGACGCACCGGATGCCTCGCTGCCGCGTTCGAGCACGACCACGCGCAGCCCGCGGCGCACCGCGGCGAGCGCGACGCCAAGGCCGACGACACCCGCGCCGACGACTGCCACGTCGACGCGGGCGGCCCCGTTCGTCGATGCCCTGCTCGTCGATACCGCGCTCATCGGAACACCCGCCGCATCCAGACCGCGACGCCCTCGACGATGAGCACGGTCACGAGGATCATCAGCACGATCGTTGTGACGAGCGCGTAGTTCGAGCCCTGGCCCGCATTCAGCAGGTAGTAGCCGATGCCGCCACCGCCCACGATGCCCAGGATGGTCGCGGCACGGATGTTCGTGTCGAGCAGGTAGAACGAGTGCCCGATGAGGGCCGGCACGCCCTGCGGCCACGTCGCCGAGCCGTAGACCTGCAGGCGGGTCGCCCCGGTCGCGGTCAGCGCGCGCTCGGGGCCGCGGCGCACCTCTTCGAACGAGTCGGCGAGCAGCTTGCCGAGCAGGCCGACGCCCCCGAACGCGAGGGCGATCGTGCCCGCCTGGGGTCCGAGCCCGGTGATCACGATGAGCACGATCGCGAGGATCACCTCGGGCACGCCGCGAATGCCGACGAGCAGCAACCGGGCGCCGCTGCGGATGCCCCCGTTGGGTGCGACGTTGCGCGCGGCGAACGAGCCGATCACGATCGACGCGACGACGGTGAGCAGGGCCGCGGCGAGCGCGATGCCGACGGTCTCGAGCATGGCCCCGGCGAGCCGGGTCCAGTCGTACGACCCGAACGAGGGCGGCCAGAACTGCGCGGCGATCGCCGGGATCTTCGCCCAAACGGTGAGGACATCGCCCCACTGGATGTCGCACACGGCGACGGCCGCGATGATGACGGCGATCGCACCCCAACCCCATGCGACGCTGCGCACGCGGGCTGCATCCCACGGCCGACGCAGCGCCGCCTCGAGTCCACCGACGGTCGTCGGTGCGCCGTGCGTGGGTCTCGAGACGTCTCGCTGCTGCGCGTCGGCGCCCCTCGACCGCCGGGGACGGCGAGAGGCCGCCTGGCCGCCCAGCATCGCCGTGCGCACCGCGCTCGACACGATCTCCATCACGACGCACAGGGCGAACATGACGATCGCGATGCCGAGCCCCAGCGAGTAGTCGAGCGACTTGAACGCGAACGACATCTCGAGGCCCAGCCCGGCGACGCCGACGTAGCCCAGCACGACCGAGCCGCGCAGGTTGATGTCATTGCGGTGCAGCACCGTCGCGACCCAGCTGGGCAGCACCTGCGGCAGGATGCCGCTCGTGAACTCCTGCAGCTTCGAGCCGCCCGCGGCGCGGATGGCTCGACGCGGCCCTTCGTCGATCTGCTCGATGGCGTCGGCGAAGAGTTTGGAGATCATGCCGATCGAGTGGATCCCGATCGCGAGAATGCCCGGCAGCGATCCGAGCGAGAACATGAGCACGAACACCATCGCGAGCACGACGTCCGGGATCGCTCGGGTGAACACGGTGACGAAGCGGGCGGCGGCGCGCCAGCCCGGGCCGGGGCTGGTGTTGCCGGCGGCGAGGTAGGCGACGGGCACCGAGATGACCGCGGCGAGCACGGTGCCCGAGATGACGATGCCGAGCGTGAGGGCCGTGAGCGAGATCAGCTCGGCGGGCTCGGGGAACGTGATGGCGCCGACACGGGCGAAGAACCGCTCGGCGTTCGACCAGCTCTCGACCATGCTCGGGATCGAGATGTCGAGGTCATCGAGCGCGACGACGGCGATGCCGATGATCACGACCAGGGTGAGCCCGGCGGCGACGCGCTCGGGCGAGATGCGGCGGCGCGGGGCTCGCGCGAGCAGGTCGGTCGCGATGGCCGTCGCGGTCATCGCGCGGCCTCTTCGGCGACGGCGCGGTCGGCGACCTCGGCGGTCGGCTCGGCGTCACTGCCCGACACCGCGGATGCCGCGACATCCGCCGTCTCGAGCTCGGCCTCGATCGCCTGCAACTCCGCGGTCGCGGTCGCGACCCGGCCGTAGATCTCCATCACCTGGGTCTTCGTGAGCCCCTCGGTGGGGGTGTCGAGCACGACCTCGCCGTGGCGCAGGCCGATGATGCGGTCGCCCCACGAGAGCGCGAGGTCGACCTGGTGCAGGCTGCAGACGACGGTGAGCCCGGCGTCCATCGCGATCTCGCGGATGAGCGACATGACCTGCTCGCTCGACTCGGGGTCGAGCGAGGCGACGGGTTCGTCGGCGAGCAGGATCTCGGGCTCCTGCATGAGCGCGCGGGCGATCGCCACCCGCTGCTGCTGACCGCCCGACAGGGTGTCGGCGCGCTGGTACGCGCGGTCGAGCAGGCCGACCCGGTCGAGGTGGCCGAGCGCGGCGAGCTTGCGCGAACGCGGGTAGCTCCAGAGCCCGAGGCGCGGGCCGCGCAGGGTGGAGAGGGTGCCGGTGAGCACGTTCTCGAGCACGGTGAGGCTCGGTACCAGTTCGAACTGCTGGAACACGAAGCCCACCCGGCCGCGCAGGGCGCGGAGGCGCCGCCCCCTGAGGGACGGCACCTCCTCGCCGAGCACGCGCACCGATCCGGTGGTCGGCAGTTCGAGGCCGTCGAGGTGCCGCAGCAGCGTCGACTTTCCCGAGCCCGAGAGGCCGAGCAGCACGACGATCTCGCCGCGCGCGACGGTCAGGCTCGCGCCCTGGAGGGCGACGGTGCGACCGAATCGCTTGTCGAGGGCGTCGACCTCGATGACGACGGGGGCGTCCATGGTTCCTCCGGGTGGGCGGTGCGGATGGTGCGGGGTGAGGTGCTGATGAATCGGATCTCAGGCCGTGGCCGTCAGCCCTGGCACTGCTTCGCGTTCGTCTTCTCGCAGATGTCGCGGATGGTGTCGTAGTACGCGTCGTCGACCGGCTTGGTCTCGAAGAACACCGACCGGAACCCGTCACTGTCGGCGCTCGTCACGCCCGACTCGATGATCTGGTCGATCGTGACCTCGCCGAGGATGTCGGTGAGCTGCGCCCGCAGGTCGTCGGGCAGCGTGTCGGAGACGACGATCGGGGCACCCGGCACCATCGTCTCGGCGATGACCTTCACCTGGTCGCTCTTGGCGACCTCGCTGTCCTCGGCGAAGCCGACCTCGCACTCGACGCCCTCGCCGACCTTCGCGACGCTCACGTCGTGCTTGCCCGCGAACACCGGAGTGACGTCGGTCTCGGGGTCGATGCCCTCGTTCAGCAGGTTGTAGGACGGGAACAGGTAGCCCGAGGTCGACGACGGGTCGACGAAGCAGACCTTCTTGCCGGCGAAGTCGGCGAGCGACGAGACCGAGCTCGCCTTGGGCGCGATGGCCTGCGAGTAGTACCCGGGCTCCTGGCCCTCGGTGGTGACGATCGACGAGATCGGGGTGATCTTCGCGCCGGCGTTCGTCGCGGTGACGTAGGTGAAGCCCGA
Proteins encoded in this window:
- a CDS encoding TetR/AcrR family transcriptional regulator, which gives rise to MGSTAEEGNGTTPRPGARKPNLGPKAGPANRRALIAAAREVFHDEGFGAPLSAVAKRAGVGQGSLYRHFPDRMALAVAVFDENLAQAEERMDAPDATLDAFFDVISAQALGSTAMIEAIASHRDDERAVVLSTRLGRIVEHLREREVAAGRVAAHVTADDIVVGVSMLGLVVAQAPEADRERVSAQARAILHAAFAAS
- the phnC gene encoding phosphonate ABC transporter ATP-binding protein: MDAPVVIEVDALDKRFGRTVALQGASLTVARGEIVVLLGLSGSGKSTLLRHLDGLELPTTGSVRVLGEEVPSLRGRRLRALRGRVGFVFQQFELVPSLTVLENVLTGTLSTLRGPRLGLWSYPRSRKLAALGHLDRVGLLDRAYQRADTLSGGQQQRVAIARALMQEPEILLADEPVASLDPESSEQVMSLIREIAMDAGLTVVCSLHQVDLALSWGDRIIGLRHGEVVLDTPTEGLTKTQVMEIYGRVATATAELQAIEAELETADVAASAVSGSDAEPTAEVADRAVAEEAAR
- a CDS encoding collagen-like protein, producing MTDTPPPTPAPTSGSAPVSRSMLIWAGVIVVVLAFAAAFLGALAAGAVGGQPATETAPPATTTAQPTDDTDADDLDDLIDDVLPPGAEVRAGSGTPGDRYGSEGDVYIDLDTTNVYVFRDGAWKATGNLRTSAAEQLRGKQGEQGKQGETGKQGETGKQGETGKQGEQGKQGEQGEQGEAGDPGTLVLLGTDENEGEPCEPDGSVYINTVANTFSKCEGGVWQLR
- a CDS encoding heavy metal translocating P-type ATPase, encoding MTDTASRPVELTVGGMTCASCAARIEKRLNRMPGVEASVNFATEKATVRLPGGTSPADAIAVIEATGYTAGLPAPPEDESTRRDRRRGREAFLAPRLWVSLALAIPVAALSMIPALQFPWWQWVSLVLATPVAVWGAWPFHRAAWLNLRHGSATMDTLISLGVIAAYGWSVVALVFGDAGMPGMTMEFRLLAAPGSVGDELYLEVAAAVTVFMLAGRVFESRAKRRSTEAIAALLELGAREASVLRDGVEVRVPVGSLIVGDRFIVRPGEQVATDGRVVEGTSAIDASLVSGESAPVEVAPGDEVIGATVNAGGRIVVEATRVGADTELATMARLVEQAQSGKAEVQRLADRVSAVFVPVVLALAAVALIGWLVAGAGAAVAFSAAVATLVIACPCALGLATPMALLVGTGRGARIGILIRGPQVLESTRRIDTVVLDKTGTVTTGRMSLTDAVPAGDVARDELVRFAAAAEAGSEHPIGRAIAASSASSTAASSTSTVEAFAAEPGGGVQAVIDGRLVVVGRPGWLADAWSIPLPTDLDAARADLETRGRTVVAVACDGAARGILALADEPKPTSAAAVAALRRLGLEPVLLTGDHDRVAQAIAAEIGIADVRADVRPAGKAAVIRELRADGRVVAMVGDGVNDAAALATADLGIAMGSGTDAAIAASDLTLMRDDLAAVGDAIRLSRRTLRTIKQNLFWAFAYNAAAIPLAMLGMLSPLLAGAAMALSSAFVVANSLRLARFR
- a CDS encoding zinc-binding dehydrogenase, which translates into the protein MHTVARVADHEVAVSPAPVAMVWSEPGTPHEPIAVPGVCLADGELLVEVEFATICGSDVHTASGHRPAPAPLVLGHEQVGRVVAAGGGHVLAVDGEPVILGDRIVWTVTTNCGSCDRCLGGVPQKCRTVAKYGHERLERGWELSGGFATHVQLRAGTGIVRVPARIAAEVAAPAACATATAVAALDAASRIPLDGAVVLVGGAGMIGLASTAMATAAGADVAVVDPDPRRRALARSFGAEWVLDPAAGHPGDQLRALGAIPPLVAIEASGAAASVRAAIESVDVSGVAVLVGSVSPGPAVEIDPERIVRNLITITGVHNYAPRHLQAAIDYLAGVGAAPPFEALVGATFPLADLDAALACAASGEHVRVGVDPRR
- a CDS encoding heavy-metal-associated domain-containing protein, with product MHDLGLIAKQTSDDGCACCAPATGTTSAAVASATDAATDAPVAEFGVAGMTCSHCVGAVTGELTALEGVTDVSIELVAGGVSRVRVSAERALTADEIAAAVDEAGYDVAELPA
- a CDS encoding TIGR03364 family FAD-dependent oxidoreductase, which encodes MSAVSTSRASTNGAARVDVAVVGAGVVGLGVALAAVRRGLRVVVLERGSEASGASIRNFGHLCATPQTGLARSYAQVAREVWLDLARDAGVWMREQGTLVVARAADELALLEEFAASRARDGAPDEVVLLTARELEQRAPVAPGLAVGGALLPLDLQANPRQALGAITAHLAGRGVDLRFRTAVGAVEPGLVRTARGEVRADQVVVAVNHDIDLLFPEVAGRVGIVRCALDMLRVEAPLRMPLPAPLLTGWSLVRYGGFVETSAAVAVRDRLRAERPDLAALDLNQMYTQLPDGTLIVGDTHARGETVSPFQVERTAELMLAETAELFGLGAGAMRVVERWQGVYASGPDDYLDVEVAPGVHLAAATTGIGMTTGFGLAEAVVARFADGAQTEPTTTTTTDQEARILA
- a CDS encoding PhnE/PtxC family ABC transporter permease, which gives rise to MTATAIATDLLARAPRRRISPERVAAGLTLVVIIGIAVVALDDLDISIPSMVESWSNAERFFARVGAITFPEPAELISLTALTLGIVISGTVLAAVISVPVAYLAAGNTSPGPGWRAAARFVTVFTRAIPDVVLAMVFVLMFSLGSLPGILAIGIHSIGMISKLFADAIEQIDEGPRRAIRAAGGSKLQEFTSGILPQVLPSWVATVLHRNDINLRGSVVLGYVGVAGLGLEMSFAFKSLDYSLGLGIAIVMFALCVVMEIVSSAVRTAMLGGQAASRRPRRSRGADAQQRDVSRPTHGAPTTVGGLEAALRRPWDAARVRSVAWGWGAIAVIIAAVAVCDIQWGDVLTVWAKIPAIAAQFWPPSFGSYDWTRLAGAMLETVGIALAAALLTVVASIVIGSFAARNVAPNGGIRSGARLLLVGIRGVPEVILAIVLIVITGLGPQAGTIALAFGGVGLLGKLLADSFEEVRRGPERALTATGATRLQVYGSATWPQGVPALIGHSFYLLDTNIRAATILGIVGGGGIGYYLLNAGQGSNYALVTTIVLMILVTVLIVEGVAVWMRRVFR
- a CDS encoding phosphate/phosphite/phosphonate ABC transporter substrate-binding protein, with product MTTRSSLTLLALLGAGALALGLSACSGSADAGQDAAADSNAGFAVDSDTLVFGVVPDSVDTETNYQPLMDYIAQETGKTVEYHESTDYAALIEAAVAGKIDVASFSGFTYVTATNAGAKITPISSIVTTEGQEPGYYSQAIAPKASSVSSLADFAGKKVCFVDPSSTSGYLFPSYNLLNEGIDPETDVTPVFAGKHDVSVAKVGEGVECEVGFAEDSEVAKSDQVKVIAETMVPGAPIVVSDTLPDDLRAQLTDILGEVTIDQIIESGVTSADSDGFRSVFFETKPVDDAYYDTIRDICEKTNAKQCQG
- a CDS encoding phosphonatase-like hydrolase encodes the protein MTIHEDITAVDELDLLGDENAVDVELVVLDLAGTTVRDDGLVERAFVLAAERAGIAPEGEARDTALRYVRDTMGQSKIEVFRALTGDEEAAQRANAEFEAAYAELVAEVGVEAIPGAVETIRELRGAGVAVVLTTGFAPATRDAIIDALGWHDLADATLTPAEAGRGRPHPDLPLTAVLRTGASSVDAIVVVGDTASDIGSGVNAGAGLVVGVLTGAHDRDALEAAGADEIIDSVADLLELLGLDRHDG